A section of the Paenibacillus odorifer genome encodes:
- a CDS encoding YheC/YheD family protein — MTEKEVGFLGIMTGRRNGNPPIAEPEFCSHLCRAAPLYSLKVLVFHPDGVAADGSSITGYTWKDGSWQNTTSSPPDIVYNRCFHEGPKERKEASAALSSLHRSLPWSRGLPDKWGVHEILKRDRRAAAILPETVLYTGTRRLSTMLAEREYGVFLKPKAGTHGKRTLHSILQNRGMRVRGRDGTNTPFQYVFDSQAEGLNWIHEFIGSRRYIIQPFLHLTNSKGQPFDVRVLMQKNGLGRWTLTGMAVRLGNQGSLTSNLHGGGTAVSPLPFLLAEYGQGGKDIMRELAAEAAYLPPLLEAACGRLGELGLDFGIDSSGRIHLLEANSKPGRTVFRLTGDRRAAKLAAENPLSYARHLLLTQRRIPSLSTDSSVTNGRMITMVPKEDS; from the coding sequence ATGACTGAAAAAGAAGTGGGGTTCCTCGGCATTATGACAGGCCGCCGCAACGGGAATCCACCGATCGCCGAGCCAGAGTTTTGCAGTCATTTATGCCGGGCAGCTCCTCTATACAGCCTAAAAGTCCTCGTATTTCATCCAGACGGAGTAGCGGCAGACGGTTCCTCCATTACCGGCTATACCTGGAAAGATGGAAGCTGGCAGAATACCACTTCTTCACCGCCAGATATTGTCTATAATCGCTGTTTTCACGAAGGTCCGAAAGAAAGAAAAGAAGCTTCCGCTGCACTTTCTTCTCTTCATCGTTCTCTACCTTGGTCTCGAGGTTTGCCAGATAAATGGGGTGTACATGAGATATTGAAGCGCGACCGGAGAGCAGCGGCAATACTGCCGGAAACTGTACTCTATACCGGTACCCGCAGGTTAAGTACAATGCTTGCTGAAAGAGAATATGGAGTTTTTCTAAAGCCCAAGGCCGGCACCCATGGCAAACGTACATTACATTCCATACTGCAGAACAGAGGCATGAGAGTACGAGGGCGTGACGGAACAAATACACCATTTCAATATGTTTTCGACTCACAGGCTGAAGGACTGAACTGGATTCATGAATTTATCGGCTCACGCCGCTATATTATACAGCCTTTCCTGCACCTAACTAATAGTAAGGGGCAACCGTTCGATGTGCGTGTATTGATGCAAAAGAATGGCCTTGGCCGCTGGACTCTTACCGGCATGGCCGTACGGCTGGGTAACCAAGGTTCGCTGACTTCGAACCTGCATGGCGGCGGAACAGCTGTTTCTCCCCTGCCTTTTTTGCTTGCAGAATATGGTCAGGGTGGAAAAGACATCATGCGTGAGCTTGCTGCAGAAGCTGCATACTTGCCTCCACTACTGGAGGCTGCATGCGGCAGGCTTGGAGAACTCGGCCTTGATTTCGGTATTGATTCGAGCGGTCGGATTCATTTACTAGAAGCAAATTCCAAGCCAGGGCGCACGGTATTCCGGCTGACGGGCGACCGCCGGGCTGCTAAGCTCGCCGCCGAGAATCCACTGTCTTATGCGCGCCATCTACTGCTCACACAACGACGGATACCATCCCTATCTACGGACAGCTCCGTTACAAACGGGAGAATGATAACAATGGTTCCTAAGGAGGATTCATAA
- a CDS encoding YheC/YheD family protein, which produces MSQFKIPVHTVNSGILQENAIMLGEKSMKRLKIPSHGTLQLAFGSFRQEVTIISAPKSDILRVSEGLARRTGWKHRQTLNVSYSSVSRTLRLGPLIGVLVSRDHPDNLDRLFGPITMFCRELTNACHTQGAYVYFFTPEALETRSSSIQGWVYNEGWRKMSLPIADVINNRLTTRKVENKPSVQHFLADVKSRYGTHFFNEKFLDKTEVFEALAQDPSLQRYLPESHALNGFAVMKKMCSHYPSVFLKPVRGSLGKGILRISKEEGGGYRLLSTTSIGTRKQSYTTLAKLYQSIAPKMKTTRYQIQQGLPLMELGRRPVDFRALVQKNGSGKWGVTSIVARTAGSNHFVSNLARGGSLSTVKEAISKSSLPPGAKENVQLQLPRAALAIARGVETFIPAHFGELGIDLALDQSGRIWLLEVNSKPSKNDNTPLNDQKIRPSVKQMILYCRYLAGL; this is translated from the coding sequence ATGTCCCAATTCAAGATCCCGGTCCATACGGTCAACTCGGGCATCCTGCAGGAAAACGCTATAATGCTTGGCGAAAAATCCATGAAAAGACTCAAAATCCCGTCTCACGGAACACTCCAGCTGGCATTCGGCTCTTTCCGGCAGGAGGTTACCATTATCTCGGCTCCCAAATCCGACATCCTGCGTGTAAGCGAAGGACTGGCGCGGCGGACCGGATGGAAACACCGACAAACCCTCAACGTTTCTTACAGCTCTGTAAGCCGCACCTTGCGGCTTGGACCGTTGATCGGCGTGCTCGTCAGTCGTGACCATCCAGATAATCTCGACAGGTTGTTTGGACCCATTACCATGTTCTGCCGGGAATTGACAAATGCCTGCCACACACAAGGCGCCTATGTATATTTCTTTACCCCGGAAGCGCTGGAAACACGCAGTTCTTCCATTCAGGGCTGGGTATACAACGAGGGTTGGAGAAAAATGAGTCTGCCCATTGCCGATGTAATCAACAATCGGTTAACGACGCGAAAGGTGGAGAATAAACCTAGCGTACAGCATTTTTTGGCGGATGTAAAATCGCGATATGGAACGCATTTCTTCAACGAAAAATTTCTTGACAAGACAGAGGTATTTGAAGCTTTAGCGCAAGACCCTTCCCTGCAGCGGTATTTACCTGAATCGCATGCGTTGAACGGCTTTGCCGTAATGAAGAAGATGTGCAGCCATTACCCAAGTGTATTTTTGAAACCTGTACGAGGCAGTCTCGGCAAAGGCATACTTCGTATCTCTAAAGAAGAAGGCGGAGGTTACCGTCTATTGTCTACTACCTCCATAGGTACACGCAAGCAAAGCTACACCACTCTCGCTAAATTGTACCAGTCCATCGCTCCCAAAATGAAGACCACTCGATACCAGATTCAGCAGGGATTGCCTTTGATGGAGCTAGGAAGGCGACCTGTAGATTTCCGGGCACTTGTTCAGAAGAATGGCAGCGGAAAATGGGGAGTTACCTCCATTGTCGCCCGCACCGCCGGAAGCAATCACTTCGTGTCTAATTTAGCTAGAGGTGGCAGTCTCAGCACAGTGAAAGAAGCGATTAGCAAGAGCAGTCTTCCTCCGGGCGCAAAAGAAAACGTTCAGCTTCAGCTGCCCAGAGCAGCACTTGCCATTGCAAGAGGGGTCGAAACCTTTATCCCCGCTCATTTCGGAGAGCTCGGAATCGATCTGGCACTGGATCAATCAGGACGAATATGGCTCTTAGAGGTTAACTCCAAGCCCTCCAAGAACGATAATACACCGTTAAACGATCAAAAAATAAGACCGTCCGTCAAGCAAATGATTTTATATTGCCGCTACTTGGCCGGTTTATAA
- a CDS encoding YlbF family regulator: protein MSIHDKAHELAKAIKESSEVSDIRNAMKVVETDPEAKAMLDNFRQGQMELQQRMMSGEMPPQEEMEKMEKLFEVLNLNLGIRRLFDAERRLSVVIEDVNKIITESLSQLYGE, encoded by the coding sequence ATGAGCATTCACGACAAAGCACATGAACTGGCGAAAGCCATTAAAGAGAGCAGCGAGGTATCGGACATCAGAAATGCCATGAAGGTCGTAGAAACGGATCCTGAAGCGAAAGCGATGCTGGACAATTTCCGCCAAGGTCAGATGGAGCTGCAACAACGGATGATGAGCGGAGAAATGCCTCCACAAGAAGAAATGGAAAAGATGGAGAAGCTGTTCGAGGTGCTTAATTTGAATCTTGGCATTCGTCGTCTGTTCGATGCGGAACGCCGTCTGAGCGTTGTAATCGAGGATGTAAATAAAATTATCACCGAGAGTTTGTCCCAATTGTACGGTGAATAA
- a CDS encoding DRTGG domain-containing protein, whose protein sequence is MEGQGDAITKHEQLLQHIESLKVGTKISVRKLAKEMLVSEGTAYRAVKEAENLGIVITKERIGTVRVEKKPRNISEQLTFGDVVDIVEGHVLGGASGLNKHLHKYVIGAMKVDAMIRYIDADSLLIVGNRDDVHSLALEQGAGVLVTGGFGTSREVKALADELDLPIISSRHDTFTVASMINRAIFDRLIKKKIMLVEDIIDSKPRLNTLKISSTVGELRQVSEETGEQRFPVTDEWNRVIGIIGRRDVEELTEGQIIEKAMIRSPVTAALQTSLASAAQIMMWEGVDFLPIVDRNRKLVGSLTRKEVLQSLRDVRNQPQLGETFDHLIWNGFADERDEEGRLFFHGFITPQMATDLGTISEGILSTLMTLSAFKAAKDITGNDYVLDNMSTYFIRPVQIEHAIIVMPRLLEISRRTCKLEIEISHSDTLVAKAVLMLQSIDHG, encoded by the coding sequence TTGGAAGGTCAAGGCGATGCGATTACTAAACACGAGCAACTGCTGCAGCATATTGAAAGTCTTAAGGTAGGTACCAAAATATCTGTTCGCAAGCTCGCCAAAGAAATGTTAGTCAGCGAAGGGACTGCTTACCGTGCAGTGAAGGAAGCTGAGAATCTCGGGATAGTCATCACGAAGGAACGGATTGGTACAGTTCGTGTAGAAAAGAAACCTCGGAACATTTCAGAGCAGCTGACGTTTGGCGATGTAGTTGATATTGTTGAAGGGCATGTGCTTGGCGGGGCAAGTGGACTAAATAAACATCTGCATAAATACGTGATCGGGGCGATGAAGGTCGATGCGATGATCCGTTATATAGACGCTGACAGTCTGTTGATTGTGGGTAACCGTGATGATGTTCACTCTCTGGCGCTGGAGCAGGGTGCAGGGGTTCTGGTGACAGGGGGCTTCGGGACGAGCCGTGAAGTGAAGGCATTGGCAGACGAGCTGGATCTTCCCATTATTTCTTCGAGACATGACACGTTTACCGTCGCTTCAATGATTAACCGTGCTATTTTTGATAGATTGATAAAGAAAAAAATTATGCTGGTAGAGGATATTATCGACAGCAAACCGCGCCTGAATACGTTAAAAATCTCTAGCACCGTCGGCGAGCTACGACAGGTTTCTGAGGAAACTGGAGAGCAGCGCTTTCCCGTTACGGATGAATGGAACCGAGTCATTGGCATTATCGGTCGCCGTGATGTAGAGGAATTGACGGAAGGGCAGATCATTGAAAAAGCGATGATTCGCAGTCCGGTTACGGCTGCACTGCAAACCTCACTAGCCTCCGCGGCCCAGATCATGATGTGGGAAGGCGTGGATTTTCTGCCCATAGTGGACCGTAACCGCAAACTGGTAGGCTCCCTAACCCGTAAAGAAGTGCTGCAAAGCTTACGCGATGTTCGGAACCAACCTCAGCTGGGAGAGACTTTTGATCATCTCATTTGGAATGGTTTTGCGGATGAGCGGGACGAAGAGGGACGATTGTTCTTCCATGGCTTTATTACGCCGCAGATGGCCACGGATCTTGGGACGATTTCTGAAGGAATATTGTCTACGCTTATGACGCTTTCGGCATTTAAAGCAGCTAAGGATATCACAGGAAATGATTATGTACTAGATAATATGTCCACTTATTTTATCCGACCGGTACAGATCGAACACGCGATCATTGTAATGCCGAGACTGCTCGAAATCAGCCGCCGTACCTGTAAGCTTGAGATTGAGATCAGCCACTCGGATACTCTGGTAGCCAAAGCTGTTCTGATGCTGCAATCCATTGATCATGGCTAA
- a CDS encoding YtpI family protein has translation MVLFIKYLLFILLVIFVIGAAVFSISSRRALNPQDKGLKRSVMNVMLGAMLVTLSLISMFLFRGSTVNIIVEAAFLLIGAFNIFSGLRSYSFYSRSRSQEQHQSKA, from the coding sequence ATGGTTTTATTTATCAAGTATTTATTGTTTATCCTGCTGGTGATCTTTGTAATCGGTGCCGCTGTGTTCAGCATATCCTCCCGCCGTGCCTTAAATCCCCAAGATAAAGGGCTGAAACGCTCCGTCATGAATGTGATGCTCGGTGCTATGCTCGTAACGCTATCCTTGATATCCATGTTTTTGTTTCGCGGCTCTACCGTTAATATTATTGTTGAAGCTGCCTTTCTGCTGATTGGTGCGTTCAACATCTTCTCGGGTCTACGCAGCTATAGTTTTTACAGCCGTAGCCGCAGCCAGGAACAACACCAGTCAAAAGCCTAG
- a CDS encoding DUF4044 domain-containing protein — protein sequence MRVPPFSRFRRFTQISAIFMLGIVVGAVIYNAIYHVGYNVLWLHNQDLRVQIEQYQKDIQTLKKYNNTSTVIREIKIRSEESKSKEDTPLDPVTVKLIISQMGSDLEPMRGRSMFDIDTDSKLVRLLLDGKLYIVRDKEYSVKIRTMLVMEGVLQIWVEISPFKRS from the coding sequence GTGAGAGTTCCACCATTCAGTCGTTTTCGCAGATTCACCCAGATCTCCGCTATATTCATGCTAGGGATCGTCGTAGGAGCTGTCATATACAATGCTATTTACCATGTAGGATATAACGTATTATGGCTGCATAATCAAGATCTGCGTGTACAGATCGAGCAATATCAAAAAGATATTCAGACACTCAAAAAATACAATAATACCTCAACCGTAATCAGAGAAATCAAAATTCGATCGGAGGAAAGCAAATCCAAAGAAGATACCCCACTTGACCCCGTAACTGTAAAATTAATCATAAGCCAAATGGGCTCAGATCTGGAACCGATGCGCGGCCGCAGCATGTTCGATATTGATACAGACAGTAAACTGGTTAGACTGCTGTTGGATGGCAAGCTATACATTGTGCGTGACAAGGAATACTCTGTCAAAATCCGAACCATGCTCGTCATGGAAGGCGTCCTGCAAATCTGGGTAGAAATCAGTCCTTTTAAGCGCAGCTGA
- a CDS encoding YtrH family sporulation protein, which produces MSIFMSKAILDFFIAFGIVLGGAMLGGIGAVVSLQPPTQTMLDVADRIKIWALAAAVGGTMDPLRVIESNMIGGNLSPAIKQIMYLAFAFLGAHMGSELVKWVCGRG; this is translated from the coding sequence ATGAGCATTTTTATGAGCAAAGCTATCCTCGACTTCTTTATCGCCTTCGGCATCGTGCTTGGCGGAGCTATGCTCGGCGGAATCGGCGCCGTTGTATCCCTGCAACCGCCGACGCAAACGATGCTGGATGTGGCAGATCGGATTAAAATATGGGCACTAGCAGCCGCTGTAGGAGGTACTATGGACCCCTTACGGGTCATTGAAAGCAACATGATTGGAGGCAACCTCTCCCCCGCCATCAAACAAATCATGTATCTTGCCTTCGCTTTTCTAGGAGCCCATATGGGCAGTGAGCTAGTAAAATGGGTGTGCGGCAGGGGGTAA
- a CDS encoding DNA polymerase III subunit alpha, giving the protein MSPFVHLHVHSEYSLLDGAARITDLVRRAGEYGMKSLALTDHGVMYGAIPFYKACKENGIKPIIGCEAYLTAGSRRERGSRKDQPIYHLILLVKNETGYKNLMKLISIGHLEGHHYKPRIDMEVLAAHSEGIICLSACLGGEVPQHLLHGRDEEARKAALRYKAIFGEDFYLELQDHGISEQKRVNPKLIALAGECEIPLVVTNDVHYLAKEDAEVQDVLICIGTGKTVDDEERLKIGTDQLFLKSSEQMAALFPHVPQAIANTLLIAEKCNLELTFGNHILPAYSPLPEGMDSAAYLRELCWKGMEERYIDTPQWATPEQRETAEKRLTYELGVIESMGFSDYFLIVWDFIAYCHRQGIATGPGRGSSAGSLTAYALRITDVDPLKYNLLFERFLNPERITMPDIDIDFSDERRDEVIGYVVEKYGKEHVAQIITFGTMAARAAVRDVGRVLNLPYNEVDKAAKLIPGQLGISLARALESTPDLKALYDSNPKIKGLLDMAMKVEGMPRHASTHAAGVVISKGPLTDAVPLQEGNESTALTQYSMEHLESVGLLKMDFLGLRTLSIIERCMNSIKEMSGSVPDFRVIPDHDPATYEMLGAGETTGVFQLESAGVRRVLKDLKPNGFEDIVSVLALYRPGPMEFIPKYIAGKHGEIEVEYPHSDLKAILADTYGIIVYQEQIMQIASLMAGFSLGEADLLRRAVSKKKRETLDKERSHFVQGSLQQGYNETDANAVYDMIVRFADYGFPRAHAAAYGVLAFQTAYLKAHYPVQFMASMLTAVMGTHRKVAEYVLDCRRTGIGVLPPDVNESGVLFTPVPGEGTGTGHIRFGLAAIKNVGTLAVENIMAVRKERPFDSLLDFCRRVDLRVCNKRVVESLLQAGAFDCLPGHRAQLLAMLDETVDAALKWRKERDELQIQLFDDLVETPNWEIRYPDIPKFTIGQQLEMERELLGLYLSGHPLDDSAELLEEPGMQRLMDLGEAADESQTVTAGMVVSVKEITTKQGKSMAFVEWEDQIERCEVVLFPEVWKRSRSLIAKGALLALRAKVQQEDEGFKLLAEEVALLSAEALRGLLQRRSAAASRSYSAGRSASAGAPPRGAAPASRTSGAATGPAARPAGGTTPPATPAQAAPTTAATSGQRVFIKITPASENAALLSRLKELLQNHPGPAATLLFYEQDQKLLALSDNYRIKPSEELFAAIEVMLGAGTVRIK; this is encoded by the coding sequence ATGAGCCCTTTCGTGCATTTGCATGTGCACAGCGAATACAGTTTACTGGACGGGGCGGCGCGCATTACCGATCTCGTGCGCCGGGCCGGCGAATACGGCATGAAGTCGCTGGCGCTTACGGATCATGGAGTGATGTACGGGGCCATCCCCTTTTATAAAGCGTGTAAAGAGAATGGAATCAAGCCGATTATTGGCTGTGAAGCTTATTTAACCGCGGGTTCACGCCGTGAGCGGGGCAGTCGAAAAGATCAACCGATCTACCACTTGATTCTGCTCGTCAAGAATGAAACCGGCTACAAGAACCTGATGAAGCTGATCTCTATCGGCCATCTGGAAGGCCATCATTATAAACCCCGGATCGATATGGAAGTGTTGGCAGCTCATTCAGAGGGGATTATCTGCCTTAGTGCTTGTCTGGGCGGAGAAGTGCCGCAGCATCTGCTGCATGGTCGTGATGAGGAGGCGCGAAAGGCTGCGCTGCGATATAAGGCGATTTTTGGCGAAGATTTCTATCTGGAGCTCCAAGACCACGGGATCTCCGAGCAAAAGAGAGTGAATCCCAAGCTGATCGCCCTTGCCGGGGAATGTGAAATTCCACTTGTGGTGACGAATGATGTCCATTATTTGGCGAAGGAAGATGCTGAGGTTCAGGATGTGCTGATCTGCATCGGAACAGGCAAAACGGTGGATGATGAGGAACGTCTCAAGATCGGAACAGATCAGCTGTTTCTAAAAAGCAGCGAGCAAATGGCGGCATTGTTTCCGCATGTGCCGCAGGCTATCGCCAATACCTTATTGATCGCAGAAAAATGTAATTTGGAGCTTACCTTCGGCAATCATATTCTGCCTGCCTATTCTCCGCTCCCTGAAGGCATGGATTCCGCTGCTTATTTGCGTGAGCTGTGCTGGAAGGGGATGGAGGAACGATATATAGATACACCGCAATGGGCTACACCTGAGCAAAGAGAGACGGCTGAGAAGCGTCTCACCTATGAGCTGGGCGTTATCGAGAGTATGGGCTTCAGCGATTATTTTCTAATTGTGTGGGATTTTATTGCTTATTGTCATCGTCAGGGAATTGCTACGGGACCCGGACGGGGATCTTCCGCGGGTAGTCTCACCGCATACGCTTTGCGAATAACTGACGTGGACCCATTGAAATATAACTTGCTCTTTGAACGTTTTCTAAATCCAGAACGGATCACCATGCCGGATATTGATATCGATTTTAGCGATGAACGGCGTGATGAGGTTATTGGTTATGTAGTGGAGAAATACGGCAAAGAACATGTGGCGCAAATTATTACTTTCGGAACTATGGCTGCACGGGCTGCCGTTCGTGATGTAGGCAGGGTGCTGAACTTGCCTTATAACGAGGTAGACAAAGCTGCCAAGCTTATACCTGGTCAACTAGGGATCAGCCTTGCCAGGGCGCTGGAGAGTACACCAGATCTTAAAGCACTGTATGATAGCAATCCAAAGATTAAAGGGTTGCTGGATATGGCAATGAAGGTGGAGGGCATGCCCCGCCATGCTTCGACACATGCTGCTGGGGTTGTTATCTCGAAGGGTCCGTTGACCGATGCAGTCCCACTTCAGGAAGGTAATGAAAGTACGGCGTTAACCCAATACTCTATGGAGCATTTGGAGAGCGTCGGGCTGTTGAAAATGGATTTTCTGGGTTTGCGCACGTTGTCGATTATCGAACGCTGTATGAATTCGATTAAAGAAATGAGCGGAAGTGTTCCGGATTTCCGTGTCATCCCAGATCATGATCCAGCTACGTATGAAATGCTTGGGGCTGGTGAGACAACAGGGGTCTTCCAGCTGGAGTCGGCGGGCGTTAGACGAGTACTTAAAGATCTGAAGCCTAACGGCTTTGAAGATATTGTATCGGTTCTAGCGCTGTATCGTCCGGGTCCGATGGAATTTATCCCGAAATATATAGCAGGCAAACACGGTGAGATTGAAGTAGAGTATCCACATTCTGATTTGAAGGCTATTTTAGCGGACACCTATGGGATCATTGTGTATCAGGAACAGATCATGCAGATTGCTTCTCTGATGGCGGGCTTCTCGTTAGGAGAAGCGGATCTGCTCCGTCGAGCGGTCTCTAAGAAAAAACGTGAGACTCTGGATAAGGAACGGAGCCATTTTGTTCAAGGCAGCTTGCAGCAGGGGTATAATGAAACGGATGCGAATGCTGTTTATGATATGATCGTGCGCTTTGCCGATTACGGCTTCCCGCGTGCTCATGCCGCGGCTTACGGAGTGTTGGCTTTCCAGACAGCTTATCTCAAGGCACATTATCCGGTGCAGTTTATGGCGTCTATGTTGACCGCTGTAATGGGCACTCACCGCAAGGTAGCGGAGTATGTGCTGGACTGCCGCCGCACGGGCATCGGCGTGTTGCCGCCGGATGTGAACGAGAGCGGCGTATTGTTTACTCCGGTTCCAGGCGAAGGAACCGGAACGGGGCATATCCGCTTTGGACTCGCAGCCATTAAGAACGTCGGCACGCTGGCAGTGGAGAACATTATGGCAGTCCGCAAGGAGCGGCCGTTCGACAGTCTGCTAGATTTCTGTCGACGTGTGGACCTGCGGGTCTGCAATAAGCGGGTAGTGGAATCTTTGCTGCAGGCGGGAGCTTTTGACTGTCTGCCGGGTCACCGCGCCCAGCTGCTGGCTATGCTGGACGAGACGGTTGACGCTGCGCTGAAATGGCGCAAGGAGCGGGATGAGCTGCAAATCCAGCTGTTCGACGATTTGGTGGAGACACCGAACTGGGAAATCCGCTATCCGGATATCCCTAAGTTCACCATTGGCCAGCAGCTGGAGATGGAACGTGAGCTGCTGGGGTTATATCTTTCGGGCCATCCGCTTGATGATAGCGCGGAGCTGCTTGAGGAGCCCGGTATGCAGCGGCTGATGGATCTTGGTGAAGCCGCGGATGAGAGCCAGACGGTTACGGCCGGAATGGTCGTATCCGTTAAGGAAATTACGACGAAGCAAGGAAAATCGATGGCCTTCGTCGAATGGGAAGATCAGATCGAGCGCTGCGAGGTCGTGCTCTTCCCTGAGGTGTGGAAGCGAAGCCGCAGCTTGATTGCCAAGGGCGCGCTGCTGGCCTTGCGCGCCAAGGTGCAGCAGGAAGACGAAGGCTTCAAGCTGCTGGCCGAGGAAGTGGCGCTGCTGTCTGCGGAGGCTCTCCGCGGGCTATTGCAGCGCCGCAGTGCCGCCGCGTCCCGCTCGTACAGCGCGGGACGCTCGGCCTCAGCAGGAGCGCCGCCACGCGGCGCAGCTCCTGCTTCCCGGACCAGCGGTGCCGCCACTGGTCCGGCTGCCAGGCCAGCAGGCGGCACAACGCCGCCTGCAACACCTGCACAGGCCGCGCCAACAACAGCGGCGACCTCAGGCCAGCGTGTCTTTATCAAGATCACGCCGGCCTCAGAGAATGCAGCGTTGCTGTCGCGCCTGAAAGAGCTGCTGCAGAATCATCCCGGTCCAGCTGCGACGCTTCTGTTCTATGAACAGGATCAGAAGCTCCTAGCTCTTAGCGATAATTATCGAATTAAGCCGTCCGAGGAACTTTTCGCGGCGATCGAGGTTATGCTGGGTGCAGGTACGGTAAGAATAAAATAA
- a CDS encoding phosphatidylglycerophosphatase A family protein, with translation MSYQMAVDLLERRGVSLSSIAEIVYILQSVYYPGLTKDECLSSVKSVLGKREVQYTLMTGVALDELAEKKLLPQPLQAVMEADESLYGADETLALGITGVYGMIGLTGFGYLDKIKLGIIGELNDDKGRIHVFLDDLVAGIAAAASARIAHRHEGAKVYPLGTDKE, from the coding sequence ATGTCCTATCAAATGGCAGTAGATCTGTTGGAACGCAGAGGTGTATCACTTTCCTCCATTGCTGAAATCGTATATATTTTACAATCGGTTTATTATCCTGGTTTAACCAAGGATGAATGTCTGTCCAGCGTCAAGTCTGTTTTGGGCAAAAGAGAAGTGCAGTATACTTTAATGACAGGTGTTGCTCTTGATGAATTAGCCGAGAAAAAACTGCTTCCACAGCCGCTGCAGGCGGTAATGGAGGCTGATGAATCCCTCTACGGAGCGGACGAGACTCTGGCGCTTGGTATTACGGGGGTATATGGGATGATCGGACTGACAGGTTTTGGGTATTTGGACAAAATAAAGCTTGGAATCATTGGTGAACTGAACGATGATAAAGGTAGGATTCATGTATTCTTGGATGACCTTGTTGCCGGCATTGCTGCCGCCGCTTCCGCCAGAATTGCTCATCGGCATGAAGGGGCAAAAGTATATCCTTTAGGCACGGACAAGGAATAA
- the accD gene encoding acetyl-CoA carboxylase, carboxyltransferase subunit beta, which yields MFKDLFQKKRKYATIPSERLERSGGPAEGERPKREIPEGLMSKCNKCGTIQYSKELEKNLKVCPTCGHHMRLNAVERIAMTLDPEGFIEFDSEMYSIDPLKFPGYASKVEQQQLKSGQTEAVITGQGSIGGHPVIVAVMNFEFFSGSMGSVVGEKITRAIEEATEQQLPLLIFSTSGGARMQESILSLMQMAKTSAALARFNEVGGLYISIITDPTTGGVSASFASLGDIIIAEPGAVFGFAGRIVIEQTIRQKLPDDFQTAEFNLQHGLLDMVVHRKEMRATLTKILELHDVKGGF from the coding sequence GTGTTCAAAGATTTATTTCAGAAGAAACGGAAGTACGCGACTATTCCTTCAGAACGTCTGGAGCGGAGCGGCGGGCCTGCGGAAGGCGAACGCCCCAAACGTGAAATCCCTGAAGGATTAATGAGCAAATGTAATAAATGCGGAACGATCCAGTATAGTAAGGAATTAGAGAAGAACCTAAAGGTATGTCCTACTTGTGGTCACCACATGCGCCTAAATGCTGTGGAGCGCATTGCGATGACATTAGACCCTGAGGGCTTTATTGAGTTTGACAGTGAAATGTATTCTATCGACCCGCTGAAATTTCCGGGTTACGCTTCCAAAGTGGAGCAACAGCAGCTGAAATCTGGACAAACTGAAGCCGTAATTACGGGTCAGGGTTCCATTGGTGGCCATCCAGTCATCGTAGCTGTGATGAATTTTGAATTTTTCTCAGGCAGTATGGGCTCTGTAGTAGGGGAGAAGATCACCCGTGCGATAGAAGAGGCCACGGAGCAACAGCTTCCACTCCTTATTTTCTCTACTTCAGGTGGAGCGAGAATGCAGGAGAGTATTCTTAGTCTAATGCAAATGGCGAAGACCAGCGCTGCGCTGGCTCGTTTTAACGAGGTTGGAGGTCTTTACATCTCGATAATTACGGATCCTACTACCGGTGGAGTATCTGCGAGTTTTGCCAGCCTTGGTGATATAATTATTGCAGAGCCTGGAGCGGTATTTGGTTTCGCAGGACGTATAGTCATTGAGCAGACCATTCGCCAGAAGCTTCCGGATGATTTCCAGACCGCTGAATTTAATCTTCAGCATGGGTTGCTTGATATGGTCGTGCACCGCAAAGAAATGCGCGCTACATTGACTAAAATTTTGGAGCTGCATGACGTGAAAGGGGGATTTTAG